One Streptomyces sp. RPA4-2 genomic window carries:
- a CDS encoding NlpC/P60 family protein, which translates to MGSHRRRAPSGSDRGAGTAGIAGITVTVMSVAAAALGAVPAAAAPQDDTRAEVDRLYTQAEKATEAFNKAGERAGALRKEVRTAQDRIARQQERINTMRDALGSLAVAQYRAGGLDPSLALIFSDNPAEYLDKAAVLDRITAHQAGELEDLQLAMRDLAQEREEATGKLAELERSSRAVAHHKRTVEQKLTEARRLLNALPDAMRAAYDRASRSGRPGFPDLGSAVPSSGRAAAALAAARSALGRPYVWGASGPGGFDCSGLMQWSYARAGVGLPRTSQEQRYAGHQVPLSQARPGDLVTYRSDASHVAMYAGNGQVIHAPYPGAAVRYDPVGMMPISSVTRV; encoded by the coding sequence TTGGGGTCCCATCGCCGCCGTGCACCGTCCGGGTCCGACCGGGGTGCCGGCACCGCGGGCATCGCCGGCATCACCGTCACCGTGATGTCCGTGGCCGCAGCCGCCCTCGGTGCCGTCCCGGCCGCCGCGGCACCGCAGGACGACACCCGGGCCGAGGTGGACCGTCTCTACACGCAGGCCGAGAAGGCCACCGAGGCGTTCAACAAGGCCGGTGAACGCGCCGGCGCGCTGCGCAAGGAGGTGCGCACGGCGCAGGACCGGATCGCCCGCCAGCAGGAGCGCATCAACACGATGCGGGACGCGCTCGGTTCGCTCGCCGTGGCCCAGTACCGCGCGGGTGGCCTCGACCCCTCCCTCGCGCTGATCTTCTCGGACAACCCGGCCGAATACCTCGACAAGGCCGCCGTGCTGGACCGGATCACCGCCCACCAGGCGGGGGAACTCGAGGACCTCCAGCTCGCCATGCGCGATCTCGCCCAGGAGCGGGAGGAGGCGACCGGGAAACTCGCCGAGCTGGAGCGGAGCAGCCGGGCCGTCGCCCACCACAAGCGGACCGTCGAGCAGAAGCTCACCGAGGCGCGGCGGCTGCTCAACGCGCTGCCCGACGCCATGCGCGCCGCCTACGACCGGGCCTCGCGCTCCGGGCGCCCCGGCTTCCCCGACCTCGGAAGCGCCGTGCCCTCCTCGGGGCGCGCCGCCGCGGCCCTCGCCGCGGCCCGCTCCGCGCTCGGCCGCCCCTACGTGTGGGGCGCCAGCGGGCCCGGCGGCTTCGACTGTTCGGGCCTCATGCAGTGGTCGTACGCGCGGGCCGGGGTCGGTCTGCCACGTACCTCGCAGGAGCAGCGGTACGCCGGACATCAGGTGCCGCTGTCCCAGGCTCGGCCCGGCGACCTGGTCACCTACCGGTCGGACGCGAGCCATGTGGCGATGTACGCGGGCAACGGGCAGGTGATCCACGCGCCCTATCCGGGGGCCGCGGTGCGCTACGACCCGGTGGGCATGATGCCGAT